The nucleotide window GCGCTGAAGGCGGGGCAGGTGCCGGACCCCTATTACGGCAAGACCGCGAAGCTCAGGTCAGGGCACAACAATTATTTCACGCTGCCCGTCGTCTTCCTGATGATCTCGAACCACTATCCGCTCACTTATTCCACGCCCTATGCCTATGTCATCGTGGCGCTGTCGCTCGTGGTGGGCACGGTGATCCGCTATTACTACAATGAGCGGCATGCCGGGCGTGGTGACAAGGCGTGGTGCTGGCTGGTGGCTGCGGTGTGCATCATCCTCGCCATCGCCATCTCGGCCACCACCACCCCCATGGGCCGCACTGCCCTCGGCTTGCCGCCGCTGGTGAGCGTCGCCTATGCCCGCAGCGGGCCGCCGGTGGAGGTGCCGGATGATGTCCAGAACATCGTCATGGGCCGCTGCTCCATGTGTCATGCCTCCGAGCCGCTCTACGAGGGCATCGTCATCGCCCCGCGCGGCGTGCTGCTGGATACGCCGGAGCACATCGCCCGCAACCGCGACCTCATCGTGGTGCAGGCCGGCCTCACCCACGCCATGCCGCCCAACAACATCACCGAGCTGTCGCAGGAAGACCGCGAGGTGCTGAAGGCCTGGGGGGCGGGCAAGTAAGGCTGGTCCCACGTCTTGTGATGGCCGCAGCGCATGCGGGTTGCGGCCATCACGCCTTGTCGTTTGCGTCGAAAGCGCAATAAAAATGTATGTAAAATCGAAGGAAATCCCCATGACGACCCCCGACGCCGACACCCTGCGCCACCTCATCGCCGAGCGCGCCGACGCGCAGCACGCGTTCCTGGCGGAGCTGGTGAAGGTGCCGTCCGACAATCCCCCCGGCGATTGCGCGCCCCATGCCGCCCGCGCCGCCGAGCTGCTGGAAGGGCTCGGCCATGTGGTGGAGCGCCATGTGGTGCCGGCCGAGCGGGTGAAGGCGGCGGGCATGATCTCGGTCACCAACCTCATCGTGCGCCATCGTTTCGGGGACGGGCCGGTGATCGCCCTCAACGCCCATGGCGACGTGGTGCCCCCCGGCGAGGGCTGGACCAGGGATCCCTTCGGCGCCGAGGTGGTGGACGGGCGCATGTATGGCCGTGGCGTCGCCGTCTCCAAGTCGGACTTCGCAACTTACGCTTTCGCCCTCGATGCGCTGAAGCGCTCGGGCCTGCCGCTCAAGGGCACGGTGGAACTGCACTTCACCTATGACGAGGAGATCGGCGGCGAGGTGGGGCCGGGCTGGATCCTCGAACAGGGCATCACCAAGCCGGATTATGCCGTCTCCGCCGGCTTCACCTATGGCGTGGTGGTGGGCCACAACGGCTGCCTGCACCTGGAGGTGGAGGTGAACGGCAAGTCGGCCCACGCCGCGCTGCCCTTCACCGGCATCGACGCGCTGGAGGCGGCCAACCACATCCTCACCGCCCTCTATGCCTATCGCGGCACCCTGAAGGACAAGGTGTCCGAGGTGGCGGGCATCGGCTCGCCGCAGCTGACGGTGGGCCTTATCTCCGGCGGCATCAACACCAATGTGGTGCCGGACCGCGTCACCTTCCGCCTCGACCGCCGCATCGTGCCCGACGAGAGCCCGGAAGCGGTGGAAGCCGAAGTGCGCAAGGTGATCTCGGACGCCGCCTCCGCCTTCCCCAAGGCGCGGGTGGAGGTGCGGCGCATCCTGCTGGCGCGGCCTTTGGTGCCCAGCGAGGGAACGAAGGTGCTGTCGTCGGTGCTGTGCCGGAATGCCTCAGCGGTGACCGGCGAGACGGTGAAGGAAACCGGCGTTCCCATCTACACGGATGCGCGGCTTTATTCAGAGGCGGGCGTGCCGGTGGTGCTCTACGGCGCCGGCCCCCACACCATCGAGGAGGCCAACGGCCACCGGGCGGACGAGAACCTGCTCCTGTCGGACCTCGACAAGGCGACCTTGGTCATCGCCCTCACCCTGCGCGACCTGCTGGCATAGGGGCAAGCGGGGAGGGCCGCGGGCGGCGCATCTCCCCGCGCGGCCTTTTTACCTTCCGGTTTGTGGAAGATGGGGCTTCGCCGCCGAGGGGGCGAAGCGCCTGTGTGCTGTGGCCGGCGCGCCCTTCAACGTCCGCTGCCCGTTCGGTAGACTGACGCGAGTGATTCGCGGGGGCGCCGGAGGAAGCTGCGGCGCCCGTCGGGCAGGGGAAGGACACCGGGGCGAATGGCGGACCGCATCCGGACCGGCGTTCCGCGCCAAAGGCGCGGGCGTGAGCAGGGCAGCGCTCACCGGGCGGTGGGGCTGCGCCGGTTCTCCTTGCCGTCATGCTCGGTCCGTCCTGTCTGCGCCGGTCTCGCTGCGGTCTTCCTTTCTTCCACGCTGT belongs to Xanthobacter autotrophicus Py2 and includes:
- a CDS encoding protein of unknown function DUF989 (PFAM: protein of unknown function DUF989~KEGG: rsq:Rsph17025_3889 hypothetical protein); the protein is MEPILHEWGSLLLRWTHIIAGMAWIGSSFYFMHLDASLKATPDIPAGKGGEAWEVHGGGFYQVKKYLVAPSFLPEELGWHKWQSYATWLTGFFLLIWLYYYKSSIYLIDPAVMNLKPFVAFVIGMGGLALGWIAYDQLCRSRLGNNPMAVGVIVFVGVVVAAYLFQQVFSARAAFIHTGALMATIMSGNVFFVIIPNQHKVVAALKAGQVPDPYYGKTAKLRSGHNNYFTLPVVFLMISNHYPLTYSTPYAYVIVALSLVVGTVIRYYYNERHAGRGDKAWCWLVAAVCIILAIAISATTTPMGRTALGLPPLVSVAYARSGPPVEVPDDVQNIVMGRCSMCHASEPLYEGIVIAPRGVLLDTPEHIARNRDLIVVQAGLTHAMPPNNITELSQEDREVLKAWGAGK
- a CDS encoding acetylornithine deacetylase or succinyl-diaminopimelate desuccinylase (TIGRFAM: acetylornithine deacetylase or succinyl-diaminopimelate desuccinylase~PFAM: peptidase M20; peptidase dimerisation domain protein~KEGG: acr:Acry_1162 peptidase M20), which translates into the protein MTTPDADTLRHLIAERADAQHAFLAELVKVPSDNPPGDCAPHAARAAELLEGLGHVVERHVVPAERVKAAGMISVTNLIVRHRFGDGPVIALNAHGDVVPPGEGWTRDPFGAEVVDGRMYGRGVAVSKSDFATYAFALDALKRSGLPLKGTVELHFTYDEEIGGEVGPGWILEQGITKPDYAVSAGFTYGVVVGHNGCLHLEVEVNGKSAHAALPFTGIDALEAANHILTALYAYRGTLKDKVSEVAGIGSPQLTVGLISGGINTNVVPDRVTFRLDRRIVPDESPEAVEAEVRKVISDAASAFPKARVEVRRILLARPLVPSEGTKVLSSVLCRNASAVTGETVKETGVPIYTDARLYSEAGVPVVLYGAGPHTIEEANGHRADENLLLSDLDKATLVIALTLRDLLA